The window AAACACTGCTGAAATGGTGTCCATGGTGGCTTGCCAGCCGTATGATGTCCACCATCCTGACTCGCGTGAGGCCACAACTTTCCATGTActttatttgttttaaaaatatagtaacctagAATCGTATTAGACATATTCTATTACTACGCTATTATGATATGTCTAACTTAATcctaaattgctatattttgaaacatatgatgtaataatttttTCGTCGTTATATATTCCTCTTCTCGACACATTTCCTCCAGCTTCGTTGCCATTGTCCGACGTCCTACGAGTTCTGTTGGAGGACTCGTTGACAAGATCCATGAAGCGGTCGAGCGGCGGTTCCAGCCTCATGAGGCACACCAATCAACACACTGACAACcagaattaaatttaaaaatataccgtttatttattttttttctcattaatATTCggtatgtaaatttttttatacaaataAACTATCATCGCTGATTGAAAGTGCGAAAGTAAAACAATATCGCTGATTCATTCAGCGAAAGTGATGATAGCGTGACGATAGGCCACGGTCTCGCAGGCTGTTGGAGCGATACCGCACTGTCTCGCATGACCAGGACGCGAGACCGGCGTGACAGCAAAGACAAGAAGCGATCTCGCTTGAGCAGCGTGCGAGATGGCCTGACATGGCTCATGATTAGCGTATATATaacgattaattaattactaatgatgttaattaaataaatattaattaattaattaactgctAATGAcactaattaatttattactcaCGAGAATACAGTGGTTAGGGAAGCGAAGGAGTGGTCTTGCGCACTCACGTCGCGAGACTGAGCGGTCTCGCACACCTGCTGCGCGAGATCAAGTAATTCGCTCGATCTCACACTTTCGTTCCGCGACAGTGGaatatttgtacaaattttttatagacgtgtatatttgtataaaaccaataaaaaagaggtatattttaatttttttccctgaCAACCAGGCATCGCCGCCTTCTACAGTTCTACTCCATCTTCGCCGCAAGGTGGTTCTGTCTGCTTGAGATGCCACGTATACGCCTCGAACACCAATCCGAACACAGTTCTTTCCTTTATCGTGTGGAAAGCTACTCTGCTGCTCGCCAAAGAAGCACATTGCTACTATTTTGGTGGCAATCTGGCAAATGAACTCATGGTTTGAATAAGGAAAACGATTCTAAACTTCTGAGAGACATCCTCTTATTATTTACATGTTATTCAATTggctataaaaaaaacttaagaaATAGATTAGTATGTGATAAAGCACTATACAGTCAAATTTAACTACTACAAATTATAAACGAAACAAATTTTACTATGGGCTTAttcactttgctaccattttcaaccttaccaagttttggcatcgccaaattttggtaagtgtAACAGCcctaaaatttgacaactttttAAAACCGATTTAGTTTGCTTTGGTTCTCTAAAAATATAACCGTCGAGTTAGtagtttatttaaaatattatttttcatgTTTATTTTCGATGTTTCTTTTCTCGTTTAATTTTGTCGCAAAGTGCATATCATCCCTCAAATAGTTCCTTTGATCCGATTCAATTATATCCCGAATGTCGGACTATCTAAATTCCGCACCAATTCAAATCCTATCTATTTTAATCTTCcccatattttctttttctctatttctaccttaattttctttttccatttttttcctttctctgtttttctccctttcttcccttcctctgtttttcttttctttcttcttcctctattCGGCTAGGCCGAGCCAACGCCTGTGCCTCCCCGTGTTGCCTCGCGCCAATCCCGAGTCGCACTCGTGTGCGCCCGCACCCAGCTCGTGCCAGCCCGCGCATGCCACACGCTCGCACGTGCATGCACGAGGCCGATCGACGAACGAATACCCAAACGACACCtccagcttcccgcctccgtaTCTCATTCGTCTCTCAACTAGAAGGCTCAAGACCGGAGGCAAAAGAAGCGCAGTTTCGACCTCTTTCACCTCCTCAAATCCGCCCCTACTCCCATTAAATCAAGTCGTCGTCACCGGAGGAAAATTCCCCGAAACACTAATACTGGCGCCATTGATTGAGCTCCAAAATTCGTCGCATACATCGCCAATCCTCTGAAATTGAAGGTAAAATCGGATTCTCCATGCCGAgtactccctttcccctctctttacCCATCCAACTCATCGCCGGAACGTCGCCGGCACCGCCTCCCGGCGTCACCGCTCTGTTCGGCCGCCACCAGCCGCatggcgcgccgccgctccagggCGCCCTAGCTTTGGCCGTCGCCACCCTGGGACTCCTCTCGCCTCACTGAACCTTACTAGGCCGCCGCCAGCACCGGAGTTCACCGGAGTCGCCGCCAccatggccgcctccgcctcctgttactgcccgccgccgccagcctcgccgccgaccacacAAACGGAATCGCCTCGACCCCTAGATCACAAAACCGGTGCCCCCTTGTCCAAAACCGGCCTCCTCTGCCACCAGCAATGTGGGATTCCGGCCAATTCCTGTGCAGAACGAGAAGAACAGGAAATCCACTTTTcctattgaaaaataaatcagaaaataccctttttcttttcctatcaaGTTGACCATCCGTTTGACCTCAAAATCGAAATCCGAGACCTATTCCAAACTCCTAGAATTATTCCGAATCCATCCAGTCAGTTTCGTTGCAATCCGAGCACCCGTTGTCGCGACCCTAATTTTAGCCATAGGGTTCGTCGTTCCCCGAAATTCCAAAAATCCCtaaaattatttctataaatcCTTTTCACTCGCTGTTGCACTTTGTGATACTATTTGTTTTGGTTATCTCTGTTTTTCTTGTATTTATTGTGGTAATGATTGTTGCATAAATAGAAAACGCTGACGTTGGTCCGGTAATCGGAGTGAGAGAAATCTCCGCGCCAGGAGGAGACGATTTGTACGACTACATCGAGCCCGAAAGTTGCAAGACATGCACCCTCCCTTGAACAATTTAATCCTAGTAGATAGAGAGTTATTTTAGTAGCGTACTTGTCCTTTGGAGTATGATAGACTACACGAATTCTTTTAAGTTAATTATATTGCTATTATTGCATTATATTTTCTGTTGTTGTTATAAACATCTTAATGAGCCATAGAGTCTAACTAACTTAGGATAAAATTTGAGAAACACTTGAACAAACTGTTAATTATTTAACATGCTATTGATTTAATATGGATATTATTACTGCATATGAAAACATGCTTATGGAACTATTTATGGCTATATGCTAAGAACTGTTGACACCGCTTGTGAGCGGGTGGTATACATGATAGAGTTCATGTGTTTGGTTTTATGGACCTGTTTATGGTCGTGATggatatatgaatatatttatggttatttcttatttaaaattgaTATAATAATCAACCCCCTTGTGTCAATAAGAATGACATAGTTTCGCCCATCCACATGATCGAGTTATCGAATCTGGCCGTATATTGCTCTAATTGATTAAACTTCTGCAGGCCTTTCGGTGTACTGGCCATTAGCTTTCAAGTGTGTCAAGCAAAGTGACATGGTTCatgtttatatgatttatatatgTGGGCTCGATGGGCCTCGAGAGTTCAGAACTGCCCTATGGGCCCATGAAGTTCTGGGCTGCCCATCGAGTAACGAACAATGGTAAGTGGATGCGGAGGTAGGTTGGCACACACCTCGGACCGGATCACTCCGAGCAACATCCCAAGCATCCTTTAACTTACTAGGCAGAAGGGAGAGATATATGGAGCAATATTACACCTTGTTACTTTTCAACCCGACCAACTATGGGtatcgtgtgggtaaagctggGCAGACGCTGCAGAGTCGTTGAGTATTCGAATACGCCGTGCTCCCGGTTAATGGAGATGTGTCTATGGGTGACTCCAGATTATGGGCACAAGTTAAACTAAATGGCTATTAATTAATATGGTGAACTTATTTATTATCTAATGTTCTATTCATGTTATTTATAAgtaacatttatatttttatgcttattattattgtttaaatTAAATGTTCAATAGTGTTGTTTATATCATATGTTTATTAAGTTAGGTTCTATGAAATAACTGTTAAGGTTAGGGTTTAAACCTTCCAGCTCTCAATACTGCATGTTTTATATTGCAATTATTGCATTTGCTATTATAAGCATGTCTTGCTGAGTACCTTTTGTACGCATAAATGGGTTCAGAtcatgaggaggaggatgcttGTGAAGATCCTGTTGACCCGTTAGAGTGGGACAGCTATGATTTCCAGGTCATCCTACGCTCAGGCAGTTCTGTGGTGGAGTCTAGCAGTTTATCTGTTTGTAGAAATAAGGCTTTATAGGCCATATATGTAATGGTTTGTATTTATGTTGTGTTGTGAAGTAAGTGACTTAAGTATTGTATAATCGAAGTTTATGTTTTTATATCATTTCATGCGTAACTGAACATCCTGGGCAGTTACGTATTCGTGGGACACCATGACTTTATCGAGTGTCCCCATAGTaaggttgccaaaattttggcaagatttcatatgtacttactaaaatttggcaacaaactaaatgtagccacttttttggtaactttgccaaaaaaaaggttaaaaatggtagcaaagtgaacaagccctatAATATAcattaatttgtttattttattgtaacttgtagaaatcaaaatttaacttgtatgtttgcGTAGTGATATATAACATAGTAATTTATCTTGTTGAatgtttttaatattttttcataattatttaaatGACATGTAAAAAACTCGAGAGTTTATAATTCATTTCCCTTTTACGTTTGAATTGAGGCAGGAAAACGTTTTCAGAAGGGTAAATGggtaggaaaaagtacgaattaccccctaaactatcgcggtcgtccgaattaccccctgaaccacaaaactggAGATTCTTCACCcctaactatgcaaaccggccgaattacccccctcaacccaatctgcggtggttttggtctacatggcgtacgcgtggcagtccagtcagcaatttatttattaaaaaaatgtgggacccacttgtcatactCCTATtgcacattttctctctctcttctctcactctGTCTCACGCGCACAGCGGCAGGCGGGGgtggcgagcggtggcggcggcggcaaggcgaggcggcggcagcagcgggagctcgcgctgctcgagcaaggcgaggcgacggcggtggaggaggaggcgagcgacGGCAGGGTGCGGCTGAGGAGACGAGCGGCGacggggtgcggcggaggaggcgagcggcggggagGACGGTGGTGAGCGTCGGGGAtgaggcggcgagcggtggcggggtgcggcgaaggagggggagggggagggggagcttGCGCTGCTCGAGCGaagcgaggcggcggcaggcgtCCTCCAgcgcgcgctccgccgccgcggcctcctcgcgCGCCTGTTCCCGCGCCGCGTCCGTGGCGGCCTTCTCCTCCAGCGCGCGCCTCACCTCTtcccgctgctcctcctcctcccctcctgctgccgcggccgcggcgccgccgtcggacgctacgacgacgacgacggcggtggggcCGATGGAGAGCTGCAgcttcgtcgtcgtcatcgtcatcgcgtGTTGCTCGTGGGAGGAGGAGCTGGTGGTCGTGGTGGTCGTGGAGTTGGACGAGAACGCGGCGGCCAACGACGCCGTGGTGGATGCCGGGAGGAGCTGCagctcaggcggcggcggcggcggcggataatgatgatgatgccGCAGCGTCACGGGACGGATGACCGGCAGAATCGTCACCACGGGCACGACCTCGCCGCGCACCCGTCCAGAGTTACACGCATCCTGGTGCTCTATGAAGCTCTCCACCCTGCAACCACACGCACACAACCACCCCCAAACCAAACCACCGCCATTAGCGCACACTAACCATACCACTTAACCACCATCTCATCACCAAACACAACAAAAACATGGCGATTGATCCGATCGACTGATCGATCATCTGTACATGTAGATCGATCGAACACGACACACACTGACCGATCGATGAGAGCATGAGACAACCAGATGAAACCCATGGGACAACCTCGCCTCgtcccctctccgccgcctcgcctccgccgccgcctcgcctcgccgccgccgccgcaccccaccgccgctcgccgcccccCGCCTGCCGCTGTGCGCGTGAGACGGagagtgagagaagagagagaggggaagagtgagagagagaagagagagaaaggagaaaagTGCAATAGGTGTATGACAGATGGGGCccacctattttttaataaataaattgctgactggactgtcACGCGTACGCcatgtagaccaaaaccaccgttaATTGGGTCGAGGAgagtaattcgtccggtttacatagttgggggtgaagaatgtccggttttatggttcatgggggtaattcggacgactgCGATAGTTcgagggtaattcgtactttttttcaAATGGGTAATGGAAAAAATCCAAAATGAACGTATAATAGTTTTTTCGTAGGCACCAGCGCACCAGGTCCTTGGTCCTTCCAAATTTCTCAGGCAAGCTGAAGCGAGGTGCAGGTCGCCAGGTCCTAGACTTCCTAGACTTTAGTCTAGCCAGTTTGTCTGGGCAGTAGCGACAACCAATCTAAAGAAGTGCAACGCCAGTGTACGAACAAGCCACCTACTCCTACCTCCCAATCCCAATCCAGCAGACGTCTTCCAAGCAAAAAATATTGCCCATTCCATTCATAAAAGGGAGAGACGGGTAAGGGCAGCCACAATACGAatataagggcccctttgaatcgcagaattgagaaaacgtaggaataggaaaaacgtaggattttgataggaatgtaagtgtaaaacaaaggattgcaaaacacaggaaaaatacaggaatgaccgtttgattgaaccacagaaaaaacacaggaattggatgagagagatagactcaaaggaaagttagcaagaggttgaagctcttgctaaatttcctccaaaatctctataggattgtccattccataggaatttcaaaggattggataggattcaatcctttgtttcaaagggcttcatagaaaattttcctataggattgaaaacctctaaaattcctatgtttttcctccaaatcaaaggggccctaagggTGGGACTTAAGGAGCTGTTTGGGATGTCCCTCCCATTCAAATACCACCAAAGCCTCTAAAGTGAACCTTATACATTGTGAGAGTAGTTCTTAGAGCATCCCTAGTAGCTCATCCATATTTGACCTCCAAATGCCTATATGGATggtcattcaaaaaaaattcccacTCTAACAGATCATCTATATTACATCATCCATATCCCACCCTCCtatactaaaatatattttaaactattaaatttTAATTGTGTTATTAATCgcaataatattttgaaatgagTAAATTTTAACGGATATATTTTTAATGGATAATTTTTTAATTGATGTATTTGAATTGagtgaagcttttttttttgataaattcgTAGCAACATCAATAGAATGAATATAAAAGCACAGCAAAAATCTAATCGCTACATGAGTGGACTTTTTAATCCACAGGAGCTAGCTAGCGAACGGACTTATCCTCtcgcttaaaaaaaaaaaagaaaaacgcgAGTGGACTGGAGATGGAGAGGCGATGGCGATGTGGGCGAGCTAGCGAGCAAGGCGGTGCGGGCGGCGCCAAGCGGAGGAGCAGCGGCACGGGCTGCTGGGCAgcgcgacggaggcggcggccgctcgGGCTGCTGGGCGGCGCAACGGGGCAGGGCGGCGCCGAGCGGAGGAGCAGCGGCATGGGctgctagtactactactactacttctttgcaggggcggcggtggctgtgCGGCCGGGaaggcgaggggcggcggcggccgggcgggtgaggggctcggcggcggccaggcgggcgaggggcgccgcggcggccgggcggacgaggggcggcggcggacgaccggcgaggggcggcggcggcggaccacCGGTGCGTCCTCTCTTCCCTCTACCTTCACCCTTGATGCTCGATCCGGATGGGGGCGGGAGAAGCGGATGGGAGTGGCAGTTACGGGAtggcgtgaggagagagaaCCGGATGGGGGCGGGAGAAGCGGATGGAACCGCAGCCAGTAGATGCTCCCAAAACTAGTCCAAAATGCAGATCCAGTTTTTCTCAAACGGTTCGTGAACGGTGAATCATCGGAGGACGTGGTCCGGCTGACTGTCCGAGCTCCTGCTGGCTGCTGCAATCCTGCACTGCAGGTTGTGCTCTGAGCCTCCGATACGATATGTGGTACAGTAGTGTACTGTACCACTATGCGCCCGTAGTCGGTACTGCCCTCGTAGTACTCCAGAACGCTTGTCGCCGGGGTGCTCATCACCTGTATAGCGTCCAAACTCGCAGCCCTCCCTCTGCCGCTTTCCTCTCCTGCGTGAGGGTGACAACACGGGCATGGATTACGATGCGACACCTGGGTCGACCTGGCAGGAATCTCTCGAGTGCGGACAGCGGCGGCCGAGCAAAGCAGCGGCAACGCGGCGTGACGCGACCGAATCGTGCCCAGCTACAGCACCGCGCATCATGCCACTGCCGCTCCGGTCGCCCTAATGGAAGCACTTTAGGTCCGCCTCAGTCCTCAGTTCAAGTACTTCAGGCCTCACTTCAGGACAGGTACCATCCGGAGGAATTCTTGCCGATTCACAAATCGAATTATTTGTTCTTCGATTTTTACTTATTTTTGTAAGAATATACTTACCTTGTAAGAGCTCAATGAAATTCTCTGCAAACTAATTCGAGTTGAAGTGCGTggttccttcttcttcttttttcttttttttgaaaacgaCACTTGATCACAGGAGACTGCAACGTCATCTAAAACTCCTCGTTGGTTCTAGCAGTAGGACTAGAGTGCATCTCAACGATCGACCATCATAACGAGTTCCACGTAGCTATTCGTACATACGCTAGACCTAATAATACTGCCCACGAGTTCACCTACCCTGTTCAATCGAGAGCCAGAGCATTCACCGAAAACAAATCATGGTAAGAGCAAAACCTTATGATGAACAGGCCCCCAAGATGTCACCTCAGGGAATTTGAAGGAGGggcctggaggaggaggaggaggcagcaacATGCCAATGGCGACGGCAAGCTGCTGCTGCCATCCATCGGCATGCCCAAGAAAGGCGACCAGTCTAGTGGCCCTGGCGCTCATTCCTCGTTGCCCCCACAATCTGCTAAAGCGAAGGTGGGAAAGCAATCAAAGGAAGCCAAAGCGATGTGATGTCGCTGGCCGGGCCTTCTCCCTGCTGCGACGGTTGCTTTGATCCAATGCAACGTCCAAAAGCAAAAGCACGGAAGAAAacagtgagtgagagagagaacaggCAGGAAGGCAGGCTGCGGCTGCATACCGAGACGTTATTCCAAGCTCGCATTGAACTGCTCCAAAGAGATCCCAAAGCACTCGCCTTTCTCGCGCCCCAATGCGTTCAAAGATCTccgcgagaaaaaaaaaacagaatgaAAAGATGGGCAACACCATCATAGCAATGCCTAGCTTGCCAATACGAAAAGGAATTTGTGCAATTCAAATCCGGGTCCTCTTACCTCCTCCATCATAAAAGGACCACCCCTGCCTCTGAGCTCAAGGAGACACTTCCATTCCATCACACAAGCCATTTCCTAGTCAAGAAGAGGCAGAGAAGAGTGAAGAGCAGTGAGCAGTAGCTTTGCAACAAGAGCTAAAAACCAGCAGAAGAGTGACACAAGAGAAGTGGAAGATGGCGTCTTTACCTCAGCCCATGGGTTACTACCCAACCTCCAACTCCATCATGCACGCGCAGCCGGCCACCACGTCCAGGGGCTCGTTCGGCCCGGTGTTCACCGTGCTCGCCGTGATCAccttcctcgccgtcgccgcctgcgTCGTCGGCCGGCTCTGCGGCCGGCGGCTCTCCAAGAAGAGGGCGGCCTCCGCCGAGGACCAGTTCTACGGCATCAatgccgtcggcggcgacctggAGAAGGGGTTCGAGATCAAGTACCCGGTGATGAAGCCGATGGCGAGCTCCCGCGCCATGATCCACGACATCGACGACGGCTTCGAGATCAAGTTCACCCCAGGGAAACCTGCAGCATGGAAGAACGACAGCAAGGGAGACGGCAAAGGGCATCAGCAGCAACATCAACAACACCAACACCAACACCATCCACAGCAGCATGGCATGCCCCAACACCATCCGCAGCACGGCATGCCCATGCCCCCAGGTTTCAGGTACCCTGCAAATGTGGTCAGGCAAGGGCAGATAAGAGGTGGAACATTCATTTCTGCGAAGCCCAGTACGTGATTCATCATCAAGGTAGCTTAGGTTCATAACAAACTTGGATGTATCTCATATAGGATACAACCTCTTGTCGCAATAGTGTTCTTCATCTTCACTCTAGTTTTGGGGTGGACTGGGCAAAGATTTGTACTAGTTCCAAGCACTACTACCATATTGTATTTTGTACATTAAACCCATTGAGCAGTGAAGAATATCTCATTCTCAAGTATGACATTGAAGGGATCAATCATCAACAGGGTCCTGCGGTGCTTCATCGGCCTTCCGTTTGATGGTGATGACTGGACAGTCGGCATGCTTAACACAGAACTCGCTCACTGTGCCCACGAAAACCCTGCAACGCGATTAACAGCACCAGTCATTAGTACAAGTAAAACAGGACTAACCATGGCGCAATTCAAGACAACACGTTACAGAATATCAATGAGCAATATACATTTTTCGATATGCAGGTGTACGTTGTTCTCATTCACATATAAGTTTCTGTAGTAATTcttctaccaaaaaaaaaaacagaagtacAATGTACTTGTTAAAAAAATGATCTAACAATTCTTCGTAGATTAAACAGAAAATCATGAAGATGCAAACAAATAGCTTGTGTGATAGTAGAAGTCTATATAAGTAGATATTTTTCTTCCAATTCAGTCTCATATAGCATTGCATAGATAAAATGTACTACAATACTACATCCCATTCATTTCCTGAATTGGGAAAAAAGCAACAACTTGGTAAGATTTTATTCAAACTACATGATTTATATTGGTCACAGAAAATTATCATGTTCTCTATGAATTACAGGATTAGTTCTGCACAGATAACTGCTCCAGCTGTCCTAAAATTTAGCTATTTCATAGTACAACTGTACAAGACTACAACACAAGCTGGAGATATTATTAGTTCTACCCGTATAGGCCACTGAATCATAAAGTCTTTCTATTAGAAGTGCGACATTCTAAAGAAAATATCAAATGAGTGTTTATCATTAGGGTTACTCCATAGGCTTTTTTCCACAGTAGGCACGCTCTACTGCTGCTTGATTTACAAGGCAACATCTTGTCTAGAGCGCACGAATACCAAAGTCTTTTTTTCATAATTACAAAGGCACAAGCACACACGCATgctcacaaaaataaaaataagtatGCACGCTGCATGCACAATCAACTTGCAAACTTGAGAAACTGACTTTTGGGACGATATCAGAACCACTATGACCAAAAGGAGAAATGACAGCGCCATACATAGTACAGTAGTTCGCTAAATCTGTTGTGTTTCGGTTCTGGTTGATTAGTCTAGATGTTTAACATTTGGACTGGTTTAGGTTCCTTGTAAACTACTTTCATCTTAATGCAATGATCTGCAAATCTTTTGTGTATTCTTGAAAACGGGGGTGTTTGAAACAAAAGGATTTTTTGGATGAATTTTGAAGGTATTAGAAACATTTTGATTTGGCACTCCGGTATAAAAGGGTGAGCTCCTATAAATCCATTAGATTTCTTATGGATTGGCTTAAAAACAAAAGGCCAATCTATCATGAGGTTGGCCCTCATGATCCTTTTCCTTTGTATCTTTCACCCCAAAATtgtgtatttttttctagtgaGGCATAAACAAGTAAACAACCTATGAGTTTCATATGTTTTTCcccaatattttcattttttttcttcacccgTTCCATATGGGCCTATGCTTCCACTACATGCTGCATGGgagtagcaaaaaaaaaaaacttttaagtttgtttggTCCATTCAGTTCTCAAAATGATAAAGTCAGCAGAAAGCTAATTATACTCATGCTGATGATTATAGCTTTAGGAATAGCAGGTTTATATCATAAAAAGGAAGTCGAGATAAAGACGTAATGTTTGGACATATCCATTTTGTAGTTGGGAATACATGCCAACCTGGCAAGTATGTTATATCTGGTACAGAATTAAATTGCAACCCAGCTTATCAGAACGAGACAGTGTAAATAGTTCACAAAGTTAATCTAGTACGTGTCATACTTGATTTATCTCCACTAATCATGTTACAGCCAGCTCCAAAGAACCAGTGTTATTGTGCTTAAGGTATTTTTATAAATCCTTTAGGTAACCAACATGGATTTCAACAGAAATTTGAGTTCGGAAAATTGTTGCTTGTCTTTTTTCCTAGCATAGTAACACAATAGCTGTTTAAGATGTCACAAGTTCAATATGGAAGGGGCAAGATATTGTACATATGAAGTGTAAatcttatccaaaaaaaaaaaaaaaaaacaagcaagatGCTATGACACGACTAACAGTAGGTACGCCTTCAGAGTACAATACCATTTCCCTCACATAATGGACAGAAAATGAAATAGAAAAAAGACTGTATCCTAACAACCATCACTTGTTAGAAATATCAAACAGCATGAAATCAATTGTTCAAACACCCCCAGTCATCCTGTATTACTTGCTCAATTCAGCacaatttttagaaataaacacATAGTATTATATCTTAGTTTGGACAATGCACACCTAGTGATGGATCATCTTATCAAAGTACTCCCTTCAATTCCAAGTATAAGCTGTTTTAGCCTTTCTAACTCTTTCCCGATTCCTAAATATAAGTCAACTTTAGAACTTCTATGCAACTTTACCACTTAACTTCCATGTTTGCCCTACCAAATTAACGGTATCATCCTCACAAATAAATGTCTCATCATTTCCAACTTAGTATAGATGAAGGGTAACAAAGTCATGTGAGTTTCTTGTGCACAAGTCTAAAACGATTTATATTTGAAACTGGAGGTCGTATGTGCGCAACCATCATAACACACAATGAAGAATACTTATATGTGcataacttttaaaataaaatgctgacaaGTTCAATCACAGTCATTTTGACATAAATTACCTCTGAAATGGTCCAAGGCCCCTACTTCCCACAACTAGAAGATCTGGTTGAACTCTCTTCACCTCGCTGCAGATGACTTCCTTTGGATCCCCTTGTTTAATCCATGCTTCACATTTTATCTGCAAATAATTAGACAAACGCCAGAACATTAAACAAAAAAGATCAGTACTATTGGCTATTGGAGTCTGCAATAGTCAAGAAAACACACTTAATTTTCTGTGTGCTGACCAATTTCAATTAACCATCCTCAGGAAAAGGACTGAAAAGAAATATGGAG of the Oryza sativa Japonica Group chromosome 2, ASM3414082v1 genome contains:
- the LOC4330473 gene encoding uncharacterized protein translates to MASLPQPMGYYPTSNSIMHAQPATTSRGSFGPVFTVLAVITFLAVAACVVGRLCGRRLSKKRAASAEDQFYGINAVGGDLEKGFEIKYPVMKPMASSRAMIHDIDDGFEIKFTPGKPAAWKNDSKGDGKGHQQQHQQHQHQHHPQQHGMPQHHPQHGMPMPPGFRYPANVVRQGQIRGGTFISAKPST
- the LOC136355287 gene encoding uncharacterized protein; amino-acid sequence: MGFIWLSHALIDRVESFIEHQDACNSGRVRGEVVPVVTILPVIRPVTLRHHHHYPPPPPPPELQLLPASTTASLAAAFSSNSTTTTTTSSSSHEQHAMTMTTTKLQLSIGPTAVVVVVASDGGAAAAAAGGEEEEQREEVRRALEEKAATDAAREQAREEAAAAERALEDACRRLASLEQRKLPLPLPLLRRTPPPLAASSPTLTTVLPAARLLRRTPSPLINC